In Leisingera sp. S132, a single genomic region encodes these proteins:
- the speA gene encoding biosynthetic arginine decarboxylase, with product MSSGAETYEGLYGLDAWGSGMLEVTPDGAVALRLPQDPDAKPTPLPEVIAAIEARGISAPVVLRVHQFLEQSLNQLHDAFNGAIEAAGYKGLYRGVFPIKVNQQAEVIGHLMAAGQKFNYGLEAGSKPELMIALSQPLPEDALLICNGSKDEAFIRLAILSRKLGHNTVIVIETLDEFDIIRRVAEDLDIRPLLGVRVKLTERVTGKWQESSGDRSTFGLGAHDLVTLMDRLRDSGFLDCLVLQHSHLGSQVPNIFDIRRAADEACRFFVELTRMGAPLTHMDLGGGLGVDYTGARRPDDNSVNYTVNEYCTNIVETIRYALDEAGLPHPTIVTESGRFVVAHSSIFIFEVLGATLYDAPQKPEVQPDDHHLVSDLMAVEAYIGAPRFQEALNDAIYYRDELRALFRRGQIGLEQLSRAEQAFLYLAGLFKSAARGDDSLTEAASALGAFTDHYQGNFSLFQSLPDVWAIDQLHPMMPLQRLNEMPARNAMITDITCDSDGKLDHFILADGTSNALPVHDLREDEHYLIGVFFVGAYQETLGDLHNLFGDANVVTISLDGQGGFDIEHETEADTIAEVLSYVEYDPRQCLETFRKRVERAVKSGKVNAAERRQMIAAYKDSLAGSTYFD from the coding sequence ATGAGCAGCGGCGCTGAGACATACGAGGGCCTCTATGGCCTGGATGCCTGGGGCAGCGGCATGCTGGAGGTCACCCCGGACGGCGCCGTCGCACTGCGGCTGCCGCAAGACCCGGACGCCAAGCCGACGCCGCTGCCGGAGGTGATCGCGGCGATTGAAGCGCGCGGCATTTCCGCCCCGGTGGTGCTGCGGGTGCATCAGTTCCTGGAACAGTCGCTGAACCAGCTGCATGACGCCTTCAACGGCGCAATTGAGGCCGCGGGCTACAAGGGCCTATACCGCGGCGTGTTCCCGATCAAGGTGAACCAGCAGGCTGAGGTGATCGGCCACCTGATGGCTGCGGGCCAGAAATTCAACTACGGTCTGGAGGCAGGCTCCAAGCCGGAGCTGATGATTGCCCTGTCGCAGCCCCTGCCCGAAGACGCGCTGCTGATCTGCAACGGCTCCAAGGATGAGGCGTTTATCCGGCTGGCGATCCTGTCGCGCAAGCTGGGCCACAACACGGTCATCGTGATCGAAACGCTGGACGAGTTCGACATCATCCGCCGGGTGGCGGAGGATCTGGACATCCGCCCGCTCCTGGGCGTGCGGGTCAAGCTGACCGAGCGCGTCACCGGCAAATGGCAGGAAAGCTCCGGCGACCGTTCCACCTTCGGGCTTGGCGCCCATGATCTGGTGACGCTGATGGACCGCCTGCGCGACAGCGGTTTCCTTGATTGCCTGGTGCTGCAGCACAGCCATCTGGGCAGCCAGGTTCCCAACATTTTTGACATCCGCCGCGCCGCGGACGAGGCCTGCCGCTTCTTTGTGGAACTGACCCGCATGGGCGCCCCGCTGACCCATATGGACCTCGGCGGCGGCCTGGGCGTTGACTACACCGGCGCCCGCCGGCCGGACGACAACTCGGTCAACTACACCGTCAACGAATACTGCACCAACATCGTCGAGACCATCCGCTATGCGCTGGATGAGGCGGGCCTGCCCCACCCCACCATCGTCACCGAAAGCGGCCGCTTCGTGGTGGCGCATTCCTCGATCTTCATCTTCGAGGTGCTGGGTGCCACGCTCTATGACGCACCGCAAAAGCCGGAGGTGCAGCCCGACGACCACCATCTGGTCTCCGACCTGATGGCGGTGGAGGCCTATATCGGCGCGCCGCGCTTTCAGGAGGCGCTGAACGACGCGATCTATTACCGGGACGAGCTGCGGGCGCTGTTCCGCCGCGGCCAGATCGGGCTGGAGCAGCTGTCACGCGCCGAACAGGCATTTCTGTATCTGGCCGGCCTGTTCAAATCCGCCGCCCGCGGCGACGACAGCCTGACAGAGGCCGCCAGCGCCCTTGGCGCCTTCACCGATCACTACCAGGGCAACTTCTCGCTGTTCCAGTCGCTGCCGGATGTCTGGGCCATCGACCAGCTGCACCCGATGATGCCGCTGCAGCGCTTGAACGAGATGCCCGCCCGCAACGCGATGATCACCGACATCACCTGCGACAGCGACGGCAAGCTGGATCACTTCATCCTGGCCGACGGCACCTCCAATGCGCTGCCTGTCCACGACCTGCGCGAGGATGAGCATTACCTGATCGGCGTGTTCTTTGTCGGCGCCTATCAGGAAACGCTGGGCGACTTGCACAACCTGTTTGGCGATGCCAACGTGGTCACCATCTCTCTGGACGGCCAGGGCGGCTTTGATATCGAGCACGAGACCGAGGCCGATACCATCGCCGAGGTGCTGTCCTATGTCGAATACGACCCGCGCCAGTGCCTGGAAACCTTCCGCAAGCGGGTGGAACGCGCCGTGAAATCCGGCAAGGTCAACGCCGCGGAGCGCCGCCAGATGATTGCCGCCTACAAGGACAGCCTTGCCGGCAGCACCTATTTCGACTGA
- a CDS encoding saccharopine dehydrogenase family protein, which produces MEKVLVVGAGGVGSVSVTKMAMHPEIFKEITLASRTLSKCEDIAANVKARTGVTIRTAQLDAMNVADTVALIKETGAELLVNLALPYQDLVLMDACLEAGIHYLDTANYEPEDEAKFEYKWQWAYQERFKEAGLTAILGAGFDPGVTSIMATWVRKHKLEGIRLIDVLDCNGGDNGKPFATNFNPEINIREVTAPARHWENGAWVESPAMTHKYEFDFPVVGKKNMYLMYHEELESLSTHFPEIERARFWMTFGDAYINHVTVLQNVGMTGIEPVMHNGQEIIPLQFLKTVLPDPSELGELTKGKTCIGDIITGPAKDGGAEKTYYIYNICDHEECYAEVGSQAVAYTTGVPAMIGAAMVMNGTWREPGVWNTEQLDPDAFMDMLNTDGLPWQVVELDGHPEF; this is translated from the coding sequence ATGGAAAAGGTTCTGGTTGTTGGCGCCGGCGGCGTCGGATCCGTCTCGGTCACCAAGATGGCCATGCACCCGGAGATCTTTAAAGAGATCACCCTGGCCAGCCGCACGCTGTCCAAGTGCGAAGACATCGCCGCCAACGTCAAGGCACGCACCGGCGTCACCATCCGCACCGCGCAGCTGGACGCGATGAATGTCGCCGACACCGTGGCGCTGATCAAGGAAACCGGCGCTGAGCTGCTGGTGAACCTGGCGCTGCCCTATCAGGACCTGGTGCTGATGGACGCCTGCCTTGAGGCCGGCATTCACTACCTCGACACCGCCAACTACGAGCCCGAGGACGAGGCCAAGTTCGAGTACAAATGGCAGTGGGCCTACCAGGAGCGTTTCAAGGAAGCGGGCCTGACCGCGATCCTGGGCGCCGGTTTCGATCCGGGCGTCACCTCGATCATGGCCACCTGGGTGCGCAAGCACAAGCTGGAGGGCATCCGCCTGATCGACGTGCTGGACTGCAACGGCGGCGACAACGGCAAGCCGTTTGCGACCAACTTCAACCCGGAAATCAACATCCGCGAAGTCACCGCTCCGGCCCGCCACTGGGAGAACGGCGCCTGGGTCGAAAGCCCGGCAATGACGCACAAGTACGAATTCGACTTCCCCGTCGTGGGCAAGAAGAACATGTACCTGATGTACCACGAGGAGCTGGAGTCGCTGTCGACCCACTTCCCCGAGATCGAGCGCGCCCGCTTCTGGATGACCTTCGGCGATGCCTACATCAACCACGTCACCGTGCTGCAAAACGTCGGCATGACCGGCATCGAGCCGGTGATGCACAACGGCCAGGAAATCATCCCGCTGCAGTTCCTGAAAACCGTTCTGCCGGACCCCAGCGAACTGGGTGAGCTGACCAAGGGCAAGACCTGCATCGGCGACATCATCACCGGCCCGGCCAAGGACGGCGGCGCAGAGAAGACCTATTACATCTACAACATCTGCGACCACGAGGAATGTTATGCCGAGGTTGGCAGCCAGGCGGTGGCCTATACCACCGGCGTGCCGGCAATGATCGGCGCCGCGATGGTGATGAACGGCACCTGGCGCGAGCCGGGCGTGTGGAACACCGAACAGCTGGACCCGGATGCCTTCATGGACATGCTGAACACCGACGGCCTGCCCTGGCAGGTGGTCGAACTGGACGGCCACCCGGAGTTCTAA
- a CDS encoding carboxynorspermidine decarboxylase: MDIKALSTESFARFDLHRVPSPCFVVDEAAVERNLSILKGVADASGANVLLALKAFSMFAVAPLVRRYLSGTCASGLYEARLAREEFGGEVTTYSAGFKADDLPEIIRLSDHLIFNSPAQHRRFAPLIAEARAKGQNISIGLRVNPEHSEGWNEKYDPTAPCSRLGTPVSQLTDQDWDGVEGLHMHTLCEQLFEPLQRTFAALEAKMGHRLKQLKWINLGGGHHITMPDYDRDGLTALIRHIRETYGVEVFIEPGEAVALHSGILVGEILDVAENSMPLAITDISATCHMPDVIEAPYRPDLLGEVSDVPPHRLGGPSCLAGDVIGDYGFATPPQPGDRIAFLDQSHYSMVKTNTFNGVPLPAIALWNSETDALKLLRTPSYDDFKDRLS; this comes from the coding sequence ATGGACATCAAAGCGCTCTCCACCGAAAGCTTTGCCCGTTTCGACCTGCACCGTGTGCCCTCCCCCTGTTTTGTGGTCGATGAGGCCGCGGTGGAGCGTAACCTGTCGATCCTCAAAGGCGTTGCGGACGCCTCCGGCGCCAACGTCCTCTTGGCGCTCAAGGCGTTTTCGATGTTTGCCGTTGCCCCCCTGGTGCGGCGCTACCTGTCCGGCACCTGCGCCTCCGGCCTTTATGAGGCGCGGCTCGCGCGCGAGGAATTCGGCGGCGAGGTCACCACCTATTCCGCGGGCTTCAAGGCGGACGACCTGCCCGAAATCATCCGCCTGTCCGATCACCTGATCTTCAACTCCCCGGCCCAGCACCGCCGCTTTGCCCCCCTGATCGCAGAGGCCCGCGCGAAGGGTCAGAACATCTCCATCGGTCTGCGCGTCAACCCCGAGCATTCCGAGGGCTGGAACGAGAAATACGACCCCACCGCCCCCTGCTCGCGCCTCGGCACGCCGGTGTCGCAGCTGACGGACCAGGACTGGGACGGCGTTGAGGGCCTGCATATGCACACGCTCTGCGAACAGCTGTTCGAGCCCTTGCAGCGCACCTTTGCCGCGCTGGAGGCGAAGATGGGCCACCGCCTCAAGCAGCTCAAATGGATCAACCTCGGCGGCGGCCACCACATCACCATGCCGGACTATGACCGCGACGGGCTGACCGCCCTGATCCGCCATATCCGCGAAACCTACGGTGTCGAGGTCTTCATCGAGCCGGGCGAGGCGGTGGCACTGCATTCCGGCATTCTGGTGGGCGAAATCCTGGACGTAGCCGAAAACAGCATGCCCCTGGCAATCACCGATATCTCCGCCACCTGCCACATGCCCGACGTGATCGAGGCGCCCTACCGCCCGGACCTCCTGGGCGAAGTGTCTGATGTGCCGCCGCACCGGCTGGGCGGGCCGTCCTGCCTGGCGGGCGATGTGATCGGCGACTACGGCTTTGCAACCCCGCCGCAGCCCGGCGACCGCATCGCCTTCCTCGACCAGTCGCATTACTCGATGGTCAAGACCAACACCTTCAACGGCGTTCCCTTGCCCGCGATTGCGCTGTGGAACTCCGAAACTGACGCGCTGAAACTCCTGCGCACCCCCTCCTATGACGATTTCAAGGACCGCCTGTCATGA
- the speB gene encoding agmatinase produces MTYFLEGELSDAERDPATARFRVIPVPLERTVSYGGGTEGGPEAILQASVELERLYRDAEPCAAGIVTEDAVDCTGPLPQVMERIAARTEAAVAAGAVPVTLGGEHALSYGAVRGVARALGRPVGIVQIDAHADLRKAYQDERHSHASVMQLLAEEDGIRIAQYGVRAMSQEEVDRRAACHVISIDAEELVTGNIHSVTLPEDFPQDVYVSFDVDGLDPAILPATGTPVPGGLGYYQALNIVRSALAGRNLAGCDVVELAPTEDSRVSEFTTAQISYALMSFASAK; encoded by the coding sequence ATGACCTATTTCCTCGAAGGCGAACTGAGCGACGCCGAACGCGATCCCGCCACCGCGCGCTTCCGGGTGATCCCGGTGCCGCTGGAGCGCACCGTCTCCTACGGCGGCGGCACCGAAGGCGGCCCGGAGGCCATTCTTCAGGCCAGCGTTGAGCTGGAACGCCTCTACCGCGACGCCGAGCCCTGCGCCGCAGGCATCGTGACCGAAGACGCCGTCGATTGCACCGGCCCCCTGCCCCAGGTGATGGAGCGTATCGCCGCCCGAACCGAGGCCGCGGTGGCCGCTGGTGCTGTGCCGGTGACGCTGGGCGGTGAGCACGCGCTCAGCTACGGCGCGGTGCGCGGCGTTGCCCGCGCGCTGGGGCGCCCCGTGGGCATCGTCCAGATCGACGCCCACGCCGACCTGCGCAAGGCCTATCAGGACGAACGCCACTCCCACGCCTCGGTCATGCAGCTGCTGGCAGAGGAAGACGGCATCCGCATCGCCCAGTACGGTGTCCGCGCCATGAGCCAGGAAGAGGTCGACCGCCGCGCCGCCTGCCACGTGATCTCCATCGACGCAGAAGAGCTGGTCACCGGCAACATCCACTCCGTCACCCTGCCCGAGGATTTCCCGCAGGACGTTTACGTCAGCTTTGACGTGGACGGGCTGGACCCGGCAATTCTGCCCGCCACCGGCACGCCCGTCCCCGGCGGTCTGGGGTATTACCAGGCCCTCAACATCGTGCGCTCCGCGCTGGCGGGCCGCAATCTGGCCGGCTGCGACGTGGTGGAACTCGCCCCCACAGAGGACAGCCGGGTCTCGGAGTTCACCACCGCCCAGATCAGCTATGCGCTGATGTCCTTCGCATCGGCCAAGTAG
- a CDS encoding TonB-dependent siderophore receptor gives MARTSSIRLSGLLCSTALTLITASAALAEDDEVLSLDPIVVKQRDPVGNAADRATSIYVADAEIERAAMGDLKDLFAGIASVSVGGGIPIAQKIFVNGVDMLNLAVQVDGISQNNRTFHHVSANAFDPGLMKSVRVDPGVAPADAGPRALAGRVVMETIDAEDILEDGATFGGQSRLSYSSNGNTAQGSLTLAGRSGGFEILGYAKRATGSNYEDGGGVEISGSAANLTAGLLKFAYEGDQGDRIELSFQEAQDNELRNIRPNFGPSSGADFATYNTRRRIASLRYESGNETGLWDPSATLGFSEINVDRPSDPWGDSTSTSSNTYSLTLQNDFHLSDSNTITAGVDYQIRESSVNATWTNGKTGEESKNLGIFAQARLEPTDRLSVSAGLRYDWQDFTGQDFAQSGTAFTDEASGASGNLSVVYDVTDSLSLRAGYSNVFGGYDLEDNFLFFRTWDYTDIRSSRAENIVVGADWQRGNWTLGGELFKTSIDNVRSVSRRGVVSGNDFESEGFNIAATYGWNTGFARFTMNNSDVSFNGEAAESFFLVDSGTPVGKVLAFEVQQEIATMNLLVGGSVEAALSNDNGVYESYTRKQPGYGVLNLFAEYSPPSLGNLTIRAAIDNVFDKQYADRATYGTEYISSEVTTLNEPGRNISVVATLKF, from the coding sequence ATGGCACGAACTTCCAGCATCCGCCTGTCCGGTCTGCTCTGCAGCACCGCGCTTACACTCATCACCGCCTCCGCCGCGCTGGCCGAGGACGACGAGGTCCTCTCGCTCGACCCGATCGTGGTCAAACAGCGCGACCCCGTCGGCAACGCCGCCGACCGCGCCACCTCGATCTATGTCGCCGACGCCGAGATCGAGCGCGCCGCGATGGGCGACCTCAAGGACCTGTTTGCCGGCATCGCCTCGGTCTCCGTCGGCGGCGGCATTCCGATTGCGCAGAAGATCTTCGTCAACGGCGTCGACATGCTGAACCTCGCGGTGCAGGTGGACGGCATCAGCCAGAACAACCGCACCTTCCACCACGTCAGCGCCAACGCCTTCGACCCCGGCCTGATGAAATCGGTGCGCGTCGACCCGGGCGTTGCCCCCGCCGACGCCGGCCCGCGCGCCCTGGCCGGCCGGGTGGTGATGGAGACCATCGACGCAGAGGACATCCTGGAAGACGGCGCAACCTTCGGCGGCCAGTCCCGCCTGTCCTATTCCAGCAACGGCAACACCGCCCAGGGGTCGCTGACCCTGGCAGGCCGCAGCGGCGGGTTCGAAATCCTCGGCTACGCCAAACGCGCCACCGGCAGCAACTACGAGGACGGCGGCGGCGTTGAGATCTCCGGATCCGCCGCCAACCTGACCGCAGGCTTGCTGAAATTTGCCTATGAAGGCGACCAGGGCGACCGGATCGAGTTGTCCTTCCAGGAGGCGCAGGACAACGAGCTTCGCAACATCCGGCCCAACTTCGGCCCCAGCAGCGGCGCCGACTTTGCCACCTATAACACCAGACGCCGCATCGCCTCGCTGCGCTATGAAAGCGGCAATGAAACCGGCCTCTGGGATCCCTCGGCCACCCTCGGCTTCTCCGAAATCAATGTCGACCGCCCGTCGGACCCGTGGGGCGATTCCACCTCTACCAGTTCGAACACCTACTCGCTGACGCTGCAGAACGACTTCCACCTGTCGGACAGCAACACGATCACCGCCGGGGTGGACTACCAGATCCGCGAAAGCTCGGTGAACGCAACCTGGACCAACGGCAAGACCGGCGAGGAAAGCAAAAACCTCGGCATCTTCGCCCAGGCCCGGCTGGAACCCACCGACCGGCTCAGCGTCTCTGCCGGTCTGCGCTATGACTGGCAGGACTTCACCGGCCAGGACTTCGCCCAGTCCGGCACCGCCTTCACCGACGAAGCCTCCGGCGCAAGCGGCAACCTGTCGGTGGTCTATGACGTGACAGACTCCCTGTCGCTGCGGGCAGGCTACTCCAACGTGTTCGGCGGCTATGACCTCGAGGACAACTTCCTGTTCTTCCGGACCTGGGATTACACGGACATCCGCTCGTCCCGCGCCGAAAACATCGTGGTCGGCGCCGACTGGCAGCGCGGCAACTGGACCCTGGGCGGCGAACTGTTCAAAACCAGTATCGACAATGTCCGCAGTGTGTCGCGCCGCGGCGTTGTCTCCGGCAACGACTTTGAGAGCGAAGGCTTCAACATCGCCGCCACCTACGGCTGGAACACCGGCTTTGCCCGTTTCACCATGAACAACAGCGACGTCTCCTTCAACGGCGAGGCGGCAGAGAGCTTCTTTTTGGTCGATTCCGGCACCCCGGTCGGCAAGGTGCTGGCGTTCGAGGTGCAGCAGGAGATCGCAACGATGAACCTGCTGGTCGGCGGCAGCGTCGAGGCGGCGCTCTCCAACGACAACGGAGTCTACGAAAGCTACACCCGGAAACAGCCCGGCTATGGCGTGCTGAACCTCTTTGCCGAATACAGCCCGCCGTCGCTGGGCAACCTGACCATCCGGGCCGCCATCGACAACGTGTTCGACAAGCAATACGCCGACCGCGCCACTTATGGCACCGAGTATATCTCCTCGGAAGTAACCACCCTCAACGAACCGGGCCGCAACATCTCGGTTGTGGCAACGCTCAAGTTCTAA
- a CDS encoding IucA/IucC family siderophore biosynthesis protein yields the protein MSLQESIQSDPCAATAAQAASLQALLSAYLREMAPGSAVLADDRSAVEIPLSHIPARLRVRITYFSATGPHRFGPAQIRFDGSSTWHSAPPVQVLTLIAQECFARLNSRDAGQLPEFLRGLFNSNAGIEQNLIRHAGTPDPDGFLTAEQALTFGHWLHPTPKSRDGLTTWQQATYAPEYAGEFRLNFFAADKTLVTEGSASMPAADMLRQIPGLDGAFRLRPDEVLIPAHPLQAQLLRLDPEVQALLATGRLRDLDEAGCKFTATSSLRTLYAPGCPWMLKFSVPVRLTNSLRVTKHNELETGVSMARLLNHLDTGSPRFRILNDPAYLTLSLPSRRESGFEVIFRDNPFMGAAGKGVYNLAALTADPLPGRTSLLAGLIQPLATERRETPADTACQWFEAYLTCTLDPVLDLYDRHGIALEAHQQNSLLDLSTGLPSCGYYRDNQGYFIAEDALPRLSALEPSLAEQPALIYPRAHINERTAYYLVVNQIFAVIRRLGCDGLVAEPALLLLLRQRLASAASRLSGAGADFARYLLTSPVLSAKANLLTRARNVDELETQAQEGLFLQMPNPIAAVQPQHVQERTDVPA from the coding sequence ATGAGCCTTCAAGAGAGCATTCAATCAGACCCCTGCGCCGCCACGGCCGCACAGGCTGCGTCCCTGCAGGCGCTCCTCAGCGCCTACCTGCGCGAAATGGCCCCCGGCAGCGCCGTGCTTGCCGACGACCGCAGCGCAGTGGAAATCCCGCTCAGCCACATCCCCGCCCGGCTGCGGGTGCGGATCACCTATTTCTCCGCAACCGGCCCCCACCGCTTCGGCCCGGCGCAAATCCGGTTTGATGGCTCCAGCACCTGGCACTCCGCGCCCCCCGTTCAGGTCCTCACCCTGATCGCGCAGGAGTGTTTCGCGCGGCTCAACAGCCGGGATGCAGGCCAGCTGCCGGAATTCCTGCGCGGCCTCTTCAACAGCAACGCCGGGATTGAGCAGAACCTGATCCGCCACGCTGGCACACCGGACCCCGACGGCTTCCTCACCGCCGAACAGGCACTGACGTTTGGCCATTGGCTGCACCCGACACCCAAAAGCCGCGACGGGCTGACCACCTGGCAGCAAGCAACCTATGCACCGGAATACGCGGGTGAATTCCGCCTCAATTTCTTTGCCGCGGACAAGACACTTGTCACAGAAGGCTCCGCCAGCATGCCCGCCGCAGACATGCTCCGCCAGATCCCCGGACTGGACGGCGCCTTCCGGCTGCGCCCCGATGAGGTGCTGATCCCCGCCCACCCGCTGCAGGCGCAATTGCTGCGGCTGGACCCGGAAGTGCAGGCCCTGCTGGCCACGGGCCGTCTGCGCGATCTGGACGAGGCCGGCTGCAAATTCACCGCCACCTCCTCCCTGCGCACGCTCTATGCGCCGGGCTGCCCCTGGATGCTGAAATTCTCGGTTCCCGTGCGGCTCACCAACTCCCTGCGCGTGACCAAGCACAATGAGCTGGAGACCGGCGTTTCCATGGCCCGGCTGCTGAACCATCTGGACACCGGCAGCCCCCGTTTCCGCATCCTCAACGACCCGGCCTATCTGACCCTGAGCCTGCCCAGCCGCCGCGAAAGCGGGTTCGAGGTGATCTTCCGCGACAACCCCTTTATGGGCGCGGCGGGCAAGGGCGTCTATAACCTCGCCGCCCTCACCGCCGATCCGCTGCCGGGCCGCACCTCGCTGCTCGCCGGCCTGATCCAGCCGCTGGCAACAGAGCGCCGCGAAACACCGGCGGACACCGCTTGCCAGTGGTTCGAGGCCTACCTCACCTGCACGCTCGACCCGGTGCTGGACCTCTATGACCGCCACGGCATCGCACTGGAGGCGCATCAGCAGAACAGCCTGCTGGACCTCAGCACCGGCCTGCCGTCCTGCGGCTATTACCGCGACAACCAGGGTTATTTCATCGCCGAGGACGCCCTGCCCCGCCTCAGCGCGCTGGAACCCTCACTGGCGGAGCAGCCCGCACTGATCTACCCGCGCGCGCACATCAACGAACGGACGGCCTATTACCTGGTGGTCAACCAGATCTTTGCAGTGATCCGCCGCCTGGGCTGCGACGGGCTGGTGGCCGAGCCCGCGCTGCTGCTGCTTCTGCGCCAACGGCTGGCCTCTGCCGCCAGCCGCCTCAGCGGCGCCGGGGCAGATTTCGCCCGCTACCTTTTGACCTCACCGGTGCTCAGCGCCAAGGCCAACCTGCTGACCCGCGCCCGCAACGTGGATGAGCTGGAAACCCAAGCGCAGGAGGGACTGTTCCTGCAGATGCCCAACCCGATCGCCGCGGTGCAGCCGCAGCACGTGCAGGAGCGCACCGATGTCCCTGCATGA